A stretch of the Archangium violaceum genome encodes the following:
- a CDS encoding IS1380 family transposase, which produces MGEILNDFGLEFNGSVKLEARAERLTSEAGAVLLREVDERLGLTRWLGEMLTDTRDEKRITHSLRELVRTDLLLLGQGWRDHDDADALRRDAALRLAVSDSKSSVPLRGKEGGAEGLASQPTLSRLTAMLAREENRKVLHEALVWQTGRRLRAQQPKGQKLKQVTVDVDGLPVEVHGHQEGSAYNGHYGVRMYHPIVASLAETGDLLDVRLREGNVHSANGALEFIDELLGRVEKEVCEVAAVRFDAGFPEEKLLAKLEERGTPYVARVRNTSVLQREAALPRFMNSGVPLGEPGTHLYEWEYQAQGWSRARRVVLVVLERKDELFPHAFWLVTSWSKEQMPAEALLEHYRQRGTAEGHFGELMDVLAPALSSARRPKSKYRGQPPVQRSVSIDAFANNEVRLLLNALAYNLVHAARVLMEQATGEGWGLLRVRERVLKVAARVLLHARRVVLVIGRESASLWQKLWTKLGSLSTAHIT; this is translated from the coding sequence ATGGGTGAAATCCTCAACGACTTCGGGCTGGAGTTCAACGGCTCCGTGAAGCTGGAGGCGAGGGCGGAGCGGTTGACGTCGGAGGCAGGTGCGGTGCTGCTGAGGGAGGTGGACGAGCGGTTGGGGCTGACGCGCTGGCTGGGGGAGATGTTGACGGACACGCGAGACGAGAAGCGGATAACCCACTCGCTGAGGGAGTTGGTGCGCACGGACCTTCTGCTGTTGGGGCAAGGGTGGAGAGACCACGACGACGCGGACGCGCTCAGGAGGGACGCGGCGTTGAGGTTGGCGGTGTCGGACAGCAAGAGCAGCGTGCCGCTGAGGGGGAAAGAGGGGGGAGCGGAGGGGTTGGCCTCACAGCCCACCTTGTCGCGGCTGACGGCCATGTTGGCGCGAGAGGAAAACCGGAAGGTGCTGCACGAGGCGCTGGTGTGGCAGACGGGGCGGAGGCTGAGGGCGCAGCAGCCCAAGGGCCAGAAGCTCAAGCAGGTGACGGTGGACGTGGACGGGTTGCCGGTGGAGGTGCATGGGCACCAGGAGGGCAGCGCGTACAACGGGCACTACGGAGTACGCATGTACCACCCGATTGTCGCCAGTCTCGCCGAGACGGGAGACCTGCTGGACGTGAGGTTGCGCGAGGGAAACGTGCACAGCGCCAATGGAGCGCTGGAATTCATCGACGAGTTGCTGGGGCGAGTGGAGAAGGAGGTGTGTGAGGTGGCGGCGGTGCGCTTCGACGCGGGCTTTCCCGAGGAGAAGCTGCTGGCGAAGCTGGAGGAGCGAGGCACGCCCTACGTGGCGCGCGTGCGCAACACCAGCGTGTTGCAGCGGGAGGCGGCGCTGCCGCGCTTCATGAATTCGGGAGTGCCGCTGGGGGAGCCGGGCACCCACCTGTACGAATGGGAGTACCAGGCGCAGGGCTGGAGCCGTGCGCGGCGCGTGGTGTTGGTAGTGCTGGAGAGGAAGGACGAGCTCTTCCCGCACGCCTTCTGGCTGGTGACGAGCTGGAGCAAGGAGCAGATGCCGGCCGAGGCGCTGCTGGAGCACTACCGCCAACGCGGCACGGCGGAGGGCCACTTCGGAGAGCTCATGGACGTGCTGGCCCCGGCGCTCTCCTCGGCCAGACGGCCCAAGTCCAAGTACCGGGGGCAGCCGCCCGTCCAGCGCTCGGTGTCCATCGACGCCTTCGCCAACAACGAGGTACGCCTGTTGCTCAATGCCCTGGCCTACAACCTGGTGCACGCCGCGCGCGTGCTGATGGAGCAGGCCACGGGCGAGGGCTGGGGGCTGCTCCGTGTGCGCGAGCGGGTGCTCAAAGTAGCCGCGCGGGTGCTGTTACACGCCAGAAGAGTGGTGCTGGTCATTGGCCGGGAGTCGGCCAGCCTCTGGCAGAAGCTGTGGACGAAGCTGGGCTCGCTGAGCACAGCGCACATCACGTAG
- a CDS encoding protein kinase domain-containing protein, translating into MIDTGTLVLDGRFRVLQLLGSGGMGEVYLGEQVSLGRRVAIKVLHQDLMVHPSMIERFKREARLLSAVEHPAVVRVIDYGETNVGACLVMEYVEGENLYDVLQQGAMAPTRALPLLYQLAEGLAAIHDKGIIHRDLKPENVLLTRGLRGEQARLLDFGIARLVEPDATASNLSQVGLVVGTPEYLSPEQAVGAPVDPRSDLYSFGVLAYRVLSGQLPFPGPGPTQYVAQHAASAPQPLIEAAPTLVGHPTLVALVMQLMQKDPTHRLQDANALVDALGAVAAGTLGAASTPLAMASGAPSTLPSISTFIVPDESAPPGSGTVAFAAPVAAPAPAESPASGTVVSGPPVPGTPDIPGPSHSRAPTRPATDMVVPEQAASHSRAPTRPATPLAVQSVRGNTDTVLARPASTKGLTGSGTLSGGKPQNLTVMLTDLQGYTERTSRQTHEQNARMLETHDGMLLPLVRDYGGRLVQKRGDSLLAVFPAPTHAVLCGMAMQDKLWRHNQRCGPDEQLPVRICLHTGEVLVTRDAVLGEPVEVVKAVEAVAEAGEVVFTESVNLVRSRVEGDADPCGSVPMPGSGEPLRLYRCRRALDGLPFGGQDEVSMRAPLQKQLGPVRAVWDEVARAGRNLGERALELVRASPGRTAGVSLGLVAMVGLTSYETAHRNDPVYQARELLETGKPADALERLSEVPAEAKKDAPVRQVRARALHGLDRHSEEYAALAGIDAEARESIEEPVLDGLAEDFGEDEANKALRKLLSGLPKERVKEHFEELAEEEPSSRQWGALRYLEAVQSTDGLDLVKLYMRSLESKNCGIRARSARRLAGLGDPRAVPALEQLIKQPREKTLKNCGQDEAKDALETLTKK; encoded by the coding sequence GTGATCGACACCGGTACACTCGTCCTCGATGGCCGTTTCCGCGTCCTCCAACTCCTCGGTTCTGGAGGCATGGGTGAGGTGTACCTGGGCGAGCAGGTGTCGTTGGGGCGTAGGGTGGCCATCAAGGTCCTGCACCAGGATCTGATGGTGCACCCGAGCATGATCGAGCGCTTCAAGCGCGAGGCTCGCCTGCTGTCCGCGGTGGAGCACCCGGCGGTGGTGCGCGTCATCGACTACGGCGAGACGAACGTTGGCGCCTGTCTGGTCATGGAGTACGTGGAGGGAGAGAACCTCTATGACGTGCTCCAGCAGGGGGCCATGGCCCCGACGCGCGCGCTGCCCCTGCTGTACCAGCTCGCCGAGGGCCTGGCGGCCATCCATGACAAGGGCATCATCCACCGGGACCTGAAGCCGGAGAACGTGCTCCTCACCCGGGGGCTGCGCGGCGAGCAGGCACGGCTGCTGGACTTCGGCATCGCCCGGCTGGTGGAGCCGGACGCGACCGCCAGCAACCTCAGTCAGGTGGGGCTGGTGGTGGGCACGCCGGAGTACCTCTCGCCGGAGCAGGCGGTGGGGGCACCGGTGGATCCGCGCAGCGACCTGTACTCCTTTGGAGTGCTCGCCTACCGCGTGCTCTCGGGTCAGCTGCCCTTCCCCGGGCCGGGTCCCACCCAGTACGTCGCCCAGCATGCCGCCTCGGCGCCCCAGCCCCTCATCGAGGCCGCGCCCACGCTCGTCGGCCATCCCACGCTCGTCGCGCTGGTGATGCAGCTGATGCAGAAGGATCCCACCCACCGGCTGCAAGATGCGAATGCCCTGGTGGATGCGCTCGGCGCGGTGGCGGCGGGAACGCTCGGCGCGGCGAGCACGCCCCTGGCCATGGCCTCGGGTGCGCCCTCCACCCTCCCGAGCATCTCCACCTTCATCGTCCCCGACGAGTCCGCCCCGCCCGGAAGCGGAACGGTTGCCTTCGCCGCGCCCGTCGCCGCGCCGGCTCCGGCCGAGTCTCCCGCCTCGGGCACGGTCGTCTCCGGTCCTCCCGTCCCGGGCACGCCCGACATCCCGGGGCCCTCGCACTCGCGCGCGCCCACCCGCCCCGCCACGGACATGGTGGTGCCCGAACAGGCCGCCTCGCACTCGCGCGCGCCCACCCGCCCCGCCACGCCGCTCGCCGTGCAGTCGGTGCGCGGCAACACGGACACGGTCCTGGCCAGGCCCGCGAGCACGAAGGGACTGACGGGCAGCGGGACGCTGTCGGGAGGCAAGCCGCAGAACCTCACGGTGATGCTCACCGACCTGCAGGGCTACACCGAGCGCACCTCGCGGCAGACGCACGAGCAGAACGCGCGGATGCTGGAGACGCACGACGGGATGCTGCTGCCGCTGGTGCGCGACTACGGCGGCCGGCTGGTGCAGAAGCGCGGGGACTCCCTGCTCGCCGTCTTCCCCGCCCCCACCCACGCGGTGCTGTGCGGCATGGCCATGCAGGACAAGCTGTGGCGGCACAACCAGCGGTGTGGCCCGGACGAGCAGCTGCCCGTGCGCATCTGCCTCCACACCGGCGAGGTGCTCGTCACCCGTGACGCGGTGCTCGGCGAGCCGGTGGAGGTGGTGAAGGCGGTGGAAGCGGTGGCCGAGGCCGGCGAGGTCGTCTTCACCGAGTCGGTGAACCTCGTGCGCAGCCGGGTGGAGGGAGACGCCGATCCCTGCGGCAGCGTGCCGATGCCCGGCAGCGGAGAGCCGCTCCGCCTCTATCGCTGCCGCCGGGCCCTGGACGGTCTGCCCTTCGGAGGCCAGGACGAGGTGTCCATGCGCGCTCCGCTCCAGAAGCAGCTCGGCCCGGTGCGAGCGGTCTGGGACGAGGTGGCACGGGCGGGGCGGAATCTGGGCGAGCGGGCGCTGGAGCTCGTGCGCGCGAGCCCGGGCCGGACGGCGGGCGTGAGCCTGGGGCTGGTGGCGATGGTGGGGCTGACCTCGTACGAGACGGCGCACCGGAACGATCCCGTGTACCAGGCGCGCGAGCTGCTGGAGACGGGCAAGCCGGCGGACGCACTCGAGCGCCTGTCGGAGGTGCCGGCGGAGGCGAAGAAGGACGCGCCGGTGCGGCAGGTGCGCGCGCGGGCGCTGCACGGGCTCGACCGGCACTCGGAGGAGTACGCGGCGCTTGCGGGAATCGACGCGGAGGCGCGCGAGTCCATCGAGGAGCCGGTGCTGGACGGGCTCGCCGAGGACTTCGGCGAGGACGAGGCGAACAAGGCCCTGCGCAAGTTGCTCTCCGGACTCCCGAAGGAACGGGTGAAGGAGCACTTCGAGGAGCTCGCGGAGGAGGAGCCCTCGTCCAGGCAGTGGGGCGCGCTGCGCTACCTGGAGGCGGTGCAGTCCACCGACGGGCTCGACCTGGTGAAGCTGTACATGCGGTCGCTCGAGTCGAAGAACTGTGGCATCCGGGCGCGTTCGGCGCGGCGGCTCGCGGGGTTGGGAGACCCCCGGGCGGTCCCCGCGCTGGAGCAGCTCATCAAGCAGCCGCGGGAGAAGACGCTGAAGAACTGCGGCCAGGACGAGGCGAAGGACGCCCTGGAGACGCTGACGAAGAAGTGA
- a CDS encoding NlpC/P60 family protein produces the protein MRCLLLAPVCLLVACAGTAPALRPATGGPLSSPEAETPRVAEVERGDASQESVAMALRVTVETARLVSGATSLRASLPGFTGSPSRIASLIVERAVRLVGVRHLGRVERGVPDDCSGLVRVAYLEAGIDLVNHGFLAGENAVSAIYRRARSRGAFHNRRPRPGDLVFFRETYDRNRDGLRNDGMTHIGVVESVGLDGTVTFIHRGSKGIARSRMNLRFPRTHRAGQDGAVLNDFLRAASRGQRDWLSGELFAGFASPGTL, from the coding sequence ATGCGCTGCCTGCTCCTCGCTCCGGTGTGTCTCCTCGTCGCCTGTGCCGGCACCGCGCCCGCGCTCCGTCCGGCAACGGGGGGGCCGCTCTCCTCGCCAGAGGCAGAGACGCCTCGGGTGGCCGAGGTGGAGCGGGGGGACGCCTCCCAGGAGAGCGTGGCCATGGCCCTGCGCGTTACCGTGGAGACCGCGCGACTCGTGTCCGGGGCCACCAGCCTTCGGGCCTCGCTCCCGGGGTTCACGGGCTCGCCCTCGCGCATCGCGTCCCTCATCGTCGAGCGCGCGGTGCGGCTCGTGGGGGTGAGGCACCTGGGCCGCGTGGAGCGCGGTGTCCCGGACGACTGCTCCGGCCTCGTGCGGGTCGCCTATCTTGAGGCGGGCATCGACCTGGTCAACCATGGCTTCCTCGCGGGCGAGAACGCCGTCTCCGCCATCTACCGCCGCGCGCGTTCCCGCGGCGCCTTCCACAACCGCCGCCCCCGGCCCGGAGATCTCGTCTTCTTCCGCGAGACGTACGACCGCAACCGCGATGGCCTGCGCAACGATGGGATGACCCACATCGGCGTCGTCGAGAGCGTCGGGCTGGATGGCACCGTCACCTTCATCCACCGGGGCAGCAAGGGCATCGCCCGCTCGCGCATGAATCTGCGCTTCCCGCGCACGCACCGCGCCGGCCAGGACGGCGCCGTGCTCAACGACTTCCTGCGGGCGGCGTCCCGAGGTCAGCGCGACTGGCTGTCCGGGGAGCTCTTCGCGGGCTTCGCCTCGCCCGGAACCTTGTAG
- a CDS encoding PAS domain-containing sensor histidine kinase — MPGQGPEVVQAAVRREAELLRLVLDALPYPIFWKGKDLRFLGCNAAFARIAGLTHPDAVVGLTDYEMPWRKEDSDFYRACDLDVLESGIPFAECEEPIRGKDGEQRWSQTSKVPLRDAQGNVLGVLGILVDITARREAQEQIQVAIIAGEAANRLLSAQVAEREAMREALAVSEMRLRTAVRGAQMNIWALDSSGIFTFSDGGALSQLGLRPGQVVGYSIFEIFAESPAILENARRALKGESFTSTVEFSGIHYETRYTSVFDEAGRLTGVIGIALDVTERIRYNEMLEAELGRTRGQLLQVERLATLGTLAAGVGHELRNISAVLNSLRTYFTDCARRGVPPDPEELEELGWACEHVATHGRHLMDLGRPGRTTVERVDLRELVSGSLAMLRTAGIIKHVKVSSSMPDSPLWVEVSRTRVEQVLLNLVGNAADAVEPVHDRPTEVRVRLFEDRQKGVVCCSVEDTGVGIPEDKLSTIFEPWFTTKPPGRGTGLGLPVVRTILRESGGDLSVESQVGKGSAFTFWLPSKVPSA; from the coding sequence ATGCCAGGGCAGGGGCCCGAGGTCGTGCAGGCGGCGGTGCGGCGGGAGGCGGAGTTGCTCAGACTCGTCCTGGACGCGCTGCCGTACCCCATCTTCTGGAAGGGCAAGGATCTGCGCTTCCTCGGGTGCAACGCCGCGTTCGCGAGGATCGCCGGCCTGACGCACCCTGACGCGGTGGTGGGTCTCACCGACTACGAGATGCCCTGGCGCAAGGAGGACTCCGACTTCTACCGGGCGTGTGATCTGGATGTGTTGGAGTCGGGAATTCCCTTCGCCGAGTGCGAGGAGCCCATCCGGGGGAAGGATGGCGAGCAGCGCTGGTCCCAGACGAGCAAGGTGCCCTTGAGGGACGCGCAGGGGAATGTCCTGGGCGTGCTCGGCATCCTCGTGGACATCACCGCGCGGCGCGAGGCGCAGGAGCAGATCCAGGTGGCGATCATCGCGGGTGAGGCGGCCAACCGCCTGTTGTCCGCGCAGGTGGCCGAGCGGGAGGCCATGCGGGAGGCCCTGGCCGTCAGTGAGATGCGGCTGCGCACGGCGGTGCGAGGCGCGCAGATGAACATCTGGGCGTTGGATTCCTCGGGCATCTTCACCTTCTCGGATGGGGGAGCGCTGTCCCAGTTGGGTCTCAGGCCGGGGCAGGTGGTGGGGTACTCCATCTTCGAGATCTTCGCGGAGAGTCCGGCCATCCTCGAGAACGCGCGGCGGGCGCTGAAGGGGGAGTCCTTCACCAGCACCGTCGAGTTCTCCGGCATCCATTACGAGACGCGCTACACGTCCGTGTTCGACGAGGCCGGCAGGCTCACGGGCGTCATCGGTATCGCGTTGGATGTCACCGAGCGCATTCGCTACAACGAGATGCTGGAGGCGGAGCTGGGGCGGACGCGCGGGCAGCTGCTGCAGGTGGAGCGGCTGGCGACGCTGGGCACGTTGGCGGCCGGTGTGGGGCACGAGCTGCGCAACATCTCCGCCGTGCTCAACAGTTTGAGGACCTACTTCACCGATTGCGCCCGGCGCGGTGTTCCGCCAGACCCGGAGGAGCTCGAGGAGCTGGGGTGGGCGTGCGAGCACGTGGCCACGCATGGCCGGCATTTGATGGACCTGGGCCGGCCCGGGCGCACCACCGTGGAGCGGGTGGATTTGCGCGAGCTGGTGTCGGGCTCGCTGGCCATGCTGCGCACCGCGGGCATCATCAAGCACGTGAAGGTGTCGTCCTCGATGCCCGACTCCCCCCTCTGGGTGGAGGTGAGCCGGACTCGGGTGGAGCAGGTGCTGCTCAACCTGGTGGGCAACGCCGCCGACGCGGTGGAGCCGGTGCATGACAGGCCCACGGAGGTCCGGGTGCGCCTCTTCGAGGACAGGCAGAAGGGCGTCGTCTGCTGCAGCGTGGAGGACACCGGGGTGGGCATCCCCGAGGACAAGCTCTCCACCATCTTCGAGCCGTGGTTCACCACCAAGCCGCCGGGGCGCGGCACCGGCCTGGGGCTGCCCGTGGTGCGCACCATCCTCCGGGAGTCCGGAGGCGACCTCTCGGTGGAGAGTCAGGTGGGGAAGGGGAGTGCCTTCACCTTCTGGCTGCCCTCGAAGGTCCCGTCCGCCTGA
- a CDS encoding sensor histidine kinase: MNPLFLGLLASALGGATGVWLTRRRRSGRDGSALLRAEVGAALARPGPLHDMLQPCAEAMVRHLGGAFARIWVLAPDEQVLELRASAGRYTHLDGEHARIAVGQLKIGQIARSGMPLLINDVPNDPRVRREWARHEGLVAFAGYPLLAEGRVVGVMAMFARGRLEDDVLEAMASVADAMAQGIARQYAEERLRRSEELFRLLLDSTGEAIYGMDLKGRCTFANRTCVRLLGYPDASALIGRRMHELMHHSHEDGTPYPRKECPIYEATAKEGIHLDDEWLWRADGRGFPAEIWSYPLWREGERLGAVVTFVDISERRAAEAERARLLHETQEAVRARDDFLAIASHELRTPLTPLRLGLQSAQRMLQDGQPPPVGELRSRLAVTNRQVVRLTRLVESMLDLSRLTRGTLQLETAPCDLAELVNDVLERSREVLAQAECSLDAQVEGPLPVLGDRLRLEQVLENLLSNAMKYGACSPVHIHCRAEQGRALLSVEDEGIGISPEDQQRIFGRFERAASVRHYGGFGLGLYILREIVEAHGGNVSVESQPGQGARFTVTLPLLETPA; the protein is encoded by the coding sequence GTGAATCCCCTCTTCCTCGGTCTGCTCGCGAGCGCGCTCGGTGGAGCCACGGGCGTCTGGCTCACCCGGCGGAGGCGGAGTGGACGGGACGGTTCCGCGCTCCTGCGCGCCGAAGTAGGTGCCGCGCTCGCCCGTCCAGGACCCCTGCACGACATGCTGCAACCGTGCGCGGAGGCGATGGTGCGCCACCTCGGAGGAGCCTTCGCGCGCATCTGGGTGCTGGCTCCGGATGAACAGGTGCTGGAGCTGCGAGCGAGCGCCGGGCGCTACACCCACCTGGATGGCGAGCACGCCCGGATTGCCGTGGGTCAGCTGAAGATTGGCCAGATCGCCCGGAGCGGCATGCCGCTCCTCATCAACGACGTGCCGAACGACCCGAGGGTGCGGCGGGAGTGGGCGCGGCACGAGGGCCTGGTGGCCTTCGCCGGCTATCCGCTCCTGGCCGAGGGCCGGGTGGTGGGGGTGATGGCGATGTTCGCTCGCGGGAGGCTGGAGGACGATGTCCTGGAGGCAATGGCCTCGGTGGCGGACGCGATGGCCCAGGGGATCGCGCGCCAGTACGCCGAGGAGCGGCTGCGGCGGAGCGAGGAGCTCTTCCGGTTGTTGCTCGACTCCACCGGAGAGGCCATCTACGGCATGGACCTGAAGGGGCGGTGCACCTTCGCCAACCGCACCTGTGTGCGGCTGCTGGGCTACCCGGATGCCTCGGCGCTCATCGGGCGCCGCATGCACGAGCTCATGCACCACAGCCACGAGGACGGAACGCCCTACCCGCGAAAGGAGTGCCCCATCTACGAGGCCACCGCGAAGGAGGGCATCCACCTGGACGACGAGTGGCTGTGGCGCGCGGACGGCAGGGGTTTCCCGGCGGAGATCTGGTCCTACCCCCTCTGGCGCGAGGGCGAGCGGCTGGGAGCGGTGGTCACCTTCGTGGACATCTCCGAGCGCCGCGCGGCCGAGGCGGAGCGGGCGCGGCTGCTACACGAGACCCAGGAGGCGGTGCGAGCCCGGGACGACTTCCTGGCCATCGCCTCGCACGAGCTGCGCACGCCCCTCACGCCCCTGCGGCTGGGATTGCAGAGCGCCCAGCGGATGCTCCAGGACGGACAGCCGCCCCCCGTCGGGGAGCTGCGGTCCCGGTTGGCGGTGACCAACCGGCAGGTGGTGCGCCTCACCCGGCTGGTGGAGAGCATGTTGGACCTGTCCCGGTTGACGCGAGGCACGCTGCAGCTGGAGACCGCCCCGTGCGACCTGGCGGAGCTGGTGAACGACGTGCTGGAACGCTCGCGCGAGGTGCTCGCGCAGGCGGAGTGCTCGCTCGATGCCCAGGTGGAGGGACCCCTCCCGGTGCTCGGAGATCGCCTGCGGCTGGAGCAGGTGCTGGAGAACCTGCTGTCCAACGCGATGAAGTACGGGGCATGCAGCCCGGTGCACATCCACTGCCGGGCCGAACAGGGCCGCGCACTGCTGAGCGTGGAGGACGAGGGCATCGGCATCTCGCCGGAAGACCAGCAGCGCATCTTCGGGCGCTTCGAGCGCGCCGCCTCCGTCCGGCACTATGGCGGCTTCGGGCTCGGGCTCTACATCCTGAGGGAGATCGTCGAAGCGCACGGCGGGAACGTGTCGGTGGAGAGCCAGCCCGGACAGGGAGCCCGCTTCACGGTGACGCTCCCCCTGCTGGAAACGCCCGCGTGA
- a CDS encoding SGNH/GDSL hydrolase family protein: MRTRRVTALVVCLGALLVTRCGPAVDERETVFPPTAPDLDACVETLPSDGLEVAPVRPGDTPEGPRPQPPLFQPGFHLALRWSQGVGSTTTFRLRVPVNRAGQRLRLAFRSGDGSLVLRRVTVARAGPEGSLASEPVPVTFSGAPGTSLDTRTRVVSDPVFFPLHFGEELAVSFEAEGQLAASAIELLPGSYVRSGAWATTPGPLGGVPWAIPVGLATVDVEGPPSRAFVALGDSITEGYINGHDDIRDTWSFLASAQLGVPIVNAGVSGQGFYDALRLLDGEALVLSGITDCIVLLGTNDLSGSPDDKLQADMFLLTERLKPFCRTWVGTLLPKEHASNGRYEEVKSSRLAMNAWIRTHRQPDVIDFEAVTHAMDNVHLFIDGLDVDGIHPSAAGHRVMADEVVRVLRANGVRPQEAP, encoded by the coding sequence ATGCGGACGAGGCGAGTCACGGCGTTGGTGGTGTGTCTGGGGGCACTTCTCGTGACCCGGTGCGGACCCGCCGTGGACGAGAGGGAAACCGTCTTCCCACCGACAGCCCCCGACCTGGATGCCTGTGTGGAGACACTGCCCTCCGATGGGCTGGAGGTGGCTCCCGTGCGGCCGGGAGACACGCCGGAGGGCCCCCGGCCGCAGCCGCCCCTGTTCCAGCCGGGCTTCCACCTGGCCTTGCGCTGGTCGCAGGGCGTGGGCAGTACCACCACGTTCCGCCTGCGCGTGCCGGTGAATCGGGCGGGGCAACGGTTGCGGCTCGCCTTCCGCTCGGGAGATGGCTCCCTGGTGCTGCGGCGGGTCACCGTCGCGCGGGCCGGGCCCGAGGGCTCACTGGCCTCCGAGCCGGTGCCGGTGACGTTCTCCGGCGCGCCCGGCACTTCCCTGGATACGAGGACGCGCGTGGTGTCCGATCCCGTGTTCTTCCCTCTTCACTTCGGTGAGGAGCTGGCGGTGTCCTTCGAGGCGGAGGGCCAACTGGCGGCGAGCGCCATCGAATTGCTTCCCGGTAGCTACGTGCGCTCGGGCGCCTGGGCCACCACGCCGGGGCCGCTCGGGGGCGTGCCCTGGGCCATCCCCGTGGGCCTGGCCACCGTGGATGTCGAGGGTCCTCCCTCGCGCGCCTTCGTCGCCCTGGGCGACAGCATCACCGAGGGCTACATCAACGGCCACGACGACATCCGCGACACCTGGTCCTTCCTGGCCAGCGCGCAACTCGGAGTGCCCATCGTCAACGCCGGCGTCTCCGGCCAGGGCTTCTATGACGCGCTGCGGCTGCTGGATGGAGAGGCGCTCGTCCTGTCGGGCATCACCGACTGCATCGTCCTGCTGGGCACCAATGACCTGAGTGGCTCCCCGGACGACAAACTCCAGGCGGACATGTTCCTGCTGACGGAGCGGCTGAAGCCCTTCTGTCGCACGTGGGTGGGCACCCTGCTGCCCAAGGAGCATGCGAGCAACGGTCGCTACGAGGAGGTGAAGTCGAGCCGGCTGGCGATGAACGCCTGGATACGGACCCACCGGCAGCCCGACGTCATCGACTTCGAGGCGGTGACACACGCGATGGACAACGTGCACCTCTTCATCGACGGCCTGGATGTGGATGGCATCCATCCGAGCGCCGCCGGCCACCGCGTCATGGCGGACGAGGTGGTGCGTGTGCTGCGCGCCAATGGGGTGCGGCCCCAGGAAGCGCCCTGA